One Gemella haemolysans ATCC 10379 genomic window carries:
- a CDS encoding MATE family efflux transporter codes for MEKTQNFIENPLGTKPIKKLLISFAWPAITANIINAMYSVIDQIFIGQGVGYLGNAATNVAFPLTTICLAIGLMIGIGAASNFNLELGRGNPEKAKSVVGTAVSSLFIIGIIITILVHIFLKPLMYAFGSTDEILEYAMTFAGITSLGIPFLLISISTNPIVRSDNSPKYSMFAIIFGAVLNTILNPIFIFGFGWGIAGSAWATVISQFLSALILVLYFPKFKSVKFTKQDFIPKIPLLKVAAGFGMPSFVFQGSNMIAQIVTNNLLNIHGTNSVYGNDIPIAVAGIVAKIYIIFIAIIIGLIQGAQPIFGYNYGAKKYERVRTTMRYTMKYAMIISITFFLIFEIFPKQIISLFGNGNELYFEFAVKYMRFFLLFTFINGVHISSSTFFSAIGKPKIGVTIALTKQVIVLIPMLFILSHFFGIEGIIYATPVTDLCAISVSLFFLIREFRTMPKQNII; via the coding sequence ATGGAAAAAACACAAAATTTTATAGAAAATCCGCTAGGTACAAAACCTATAAAAAAATTACTTATATCATTTGCTTGGCCAGCTATTACAGCGAATATTATTAATGCGATGTATAGTGTAATTGACCAAATTTTTATCGGTCAAGGTGTTGGCTACTTAGGTAATGCTGCAACAAATGTCGCCTTTCCTCTTACAACTATTTGCTTAGCTATAGGTTTAATGATAGGAATTGGTGCTGCCTCTAACTTTAATCTTGAGTTAGGTCGTGGAAATCCTGAAAAAGCAAAATCTGTAGTTGGTACTGCAGTATCTTCATTATTTATAATTGGTATTATTATCACAATTTTAGTTCATATATTCTTAAAACCTCTTATGTATGCATTTGGATCTACAGACGAAATTTTAGAATATGCAATGACCTTTGCTGGAATTACTTCTTTAGGGATTCCATTCTTACTAATTTCTATTAGTACTAACCCTATTGTTCGTTCAGACAATAGCCCCAAATATTCAATGTTTGCCATTATTTTTGGTGCAGTACTTAATACTATTCTTAATCCAATTTTTATCTTTGGATTTGGTTGGGGAATTGCTGGATCAGCTTGGGCTACAGTTATAAGTCAATTCTTATCTGCTTTGATTCTTGTTTTATATTTTCCAAAATTCAAAAGTGTTAAATTTACTAAGCAAGACTTCATACCTAAGATACCTTTATTAAAAGTCGCTGCAGGATTTGGAATGCCTTCATTTGTTTTCCAAGGTTCTAATATGATAGCTCAAATAGTAACAAACAATTTATTAAATATTCACGGTACTAATTCTGTGTACGGGAATGATATTCCTATAGCTGTAGCTGGAATCGTAGCTAAAATTTATATAATATTTATAGCTATTATTATTGGATTAATTCAAGGAGCTCAACCAATTTTTGGATATAATTACGGAGCTAAAAAGTACGAAAGAGTTCGTACTACAATGAGATATACCATGAAGTATGCAATGATTATCTCAATTACATTCTTCTTAATCTTCGAGATTTTTCCTAAACAAATTATTAGTCTATTTGGTAATGGTAATGAACTTTACTTTGAGTTTGCAGTTAAGTATATGAGATTCTTCTTGTTATTTACATTTATAAACGGTGTTCATATTTCAAGCTCTACTTTCTTCTCTGCAATTGGAAAACCAAAGATTGGTGTTACTATCGCCTTAACTAAGCAAGTTATAGTGCTAATACCAATGTTATTTATTCTTTCACATTTCTTTGGTATCGAAGGAATAATCTATGCTACTCCAGTAACTGACCTTTGTGCAATCTCGGTTTCATTATTCTTCTTAATAAGAGAATTTAGAACTATGCCTAAACAAAATATTATTTAG
- a CDS encoding MarR family winged helix-turn-helix transcriptional regulator, which translates to MLKDALGYKIITLLENMRSYTKQPLAEIGITHGHFITLIYVSENEGVTQAQLAKIHRKDRNIVGRNIDALEKQNFVIRKRGIKDRRSYTLHLTEIGKKVLSTYSNLLNTAEKEVLKNLTEEEISTFFTLLNKIT; encoded by the coding sequence ATGTTAAAAGATGCGTTAGGCTATAAGATTATTACGCTATTAGAGAACATGAGAAGTTATACTAAACAACCTTTAGCTGAGATAGGCATTACACATGGACATTTCATTACTCTTATTTACGTTTCGGAAAATGAAGGTGTTACCCAAGCTCAACTTGCTAAAATACATAGAAAAGATAGAAATATTGTTGGACGTAATATAGATGCTCTTGAAAAACAAAATTTTGTTATTAGAAAACGTGGAATAAAAGATAGACGTTCTTATACTCTACATTTAACTGAAATAGGTAAAAAAGTTTTATCAACTTACTCTAATCTACTAAACACAGCTGAAAAAGAGGTTCTTAAAAACTTAACTGAAGAAGAAATTTCTACTTTCTTCACACTATTGAATAAAATAACTTAA
- the pcp gene encoding pyroglutamyl-peptidase I, translated as MRVLITGFDKFGGESINPSSLCVNSLPDVIDNIEIKKITLPTIFKDSSQVLEENIKSFSPNIVICVGQAGGRSKITPERIAINIDDARIPDNIGNSPIDKTIRKDGENAYFSTLPIKAIVDGLNKNNIPSAISNTAGTFVCNHIMYESLYLASTKYPHIKAGFIHIPFIEEQVLDKPNMPFMKKEDIIVALELIIKTAVTFYDREDTKVTGGLEH; from the coding sequence ATGAGAGTATTAATAACTGGTTTTGATAAGTTTGGTGGCGAGAGTATTAATCCTTCTAGTTTATGTGTTAATAGCTTACCAGATGTAATAGATAATATAGAAATTAAGAAAATTACCCTACCTACAATCTTTAAAGATAGTTCACAAGTTTTAGAAGAAAACATAAAATCATTTTCTCCTAATATTGTTATATGTGTTGGTCAAGCTGGAGGAAGAAGTAAGATTACACCTGAACGTATCGCTATTAATATTGATGATGCTAGAATCCCAGATAATATTGGAAATAGCCCTATTGATAAAACCATAAGAAAAGATGGTGAAAATGCATATTTTTCTACACTACCAATAAAGGCTATTGTTGATGGATTAAATAAAAATAATATCCCTTCTGCTATTTCTAATACTGCTGGGACTTTTGTTTGCAATCATATTATGTATGAATCTTTATACCTAGCTTCAACAAAATATCCACATATTAAAGCTGGATTTATTCATATTCCATTTATTGAAGAACAAGTTTTAGACAAACCTAATATGCCTTTTATGAAAAAAGAAGATATTATCGTTGCTTTAGAATTAATAATAAAAACTGCTGTGACTTTTTATGATAGGGAAGATACAAAAGTAACAGGTGGTTTAGAACATTAA